The following are from one region of the Methanospirillum hungatei genome:
- a CDS encoding helix-turn-helix domain-containing protein — translation MFSRSIFRQDFKSALEEALDRRHMSLKELAEQAGIPPATLYKITSGERDPRLSTVRAIVQALEPYDQDMIAIIAAKFLLDEVGGRIIEKNGRKIRIKGYTANTMEDCIVAAVRAEKEGAGGIICAPILATLIERIVDIPVVIVRPDSRTFQEAIDVLCNRIE, via the coding sequence ATGTTTTCCCGCTCTATCTTCAGACAAGATTTTAAATCTGCTCTCGAAGAAGCTCTTGACAGACGTCATATGAGCCTGAAAGAACTGGCTGAACAAGCGGGAATCCCTCCTGCTACCCTCTACAAGATAACATCTGGAGAACGGGATCCTCGTCTTTCAACGGTCAGGGCTATCGTTCAGGCACTTGAGCCATATGATCAGGATATGATAGCAATTATCGCGGCAAAATTTCTCCTTGATGAAGTCGGTGGAAGGATCATTGAGAAGAATGGACGAAAAATCCGGATAAAAGGATATACCGCAAATACCATGGAAGATTGCATCGTTGCTGCTGTCCGGGCTGAAAAAGAAGGAGCTGGTGGGATAATTTGTGCTCCCATCCTTGCAACCCTGATTGAACGCATCGTTGATATCCCTGTAGTGATTGTAAGGCCGGATAGCAGAACATTTCAGGAAGCAATAGACGTACTGTGTAATCGAATAGAGTAA
- a CDS encoding type II toxin-antitoxin system RelE family toxin, whose protein sequence is MRIRDKIKYLEKVNNPRKYLRKVEGISDIPTYRYRIGDYRAFLTFEDDKLIIIVIGIGK, encoded by the coding sequence GTGAGAATTCGAGATAAAATAAAGTATCTTGAAAAAGTAAACAATCCCAGAAAATATCTCAGAAAAGTCGAAGGAATATCTGATATCCCAACATATAGGTACAGGATCGGAGATTATCGGGCATTTCTGACTTTCGAGGATGACAAACTCATCATAATTGTCATCGGAATTGGAAAATAG
- a CDS encoding PEGA domain-containing protein: MVKIIVSLLGILLILGSLASVGTADTEYDPNDYYGSWAAKLDAEFKAGSFDTSAPKYDPNTGFSITSTPPGAEIFVNGANEGITRSLKAKEILGLIPGEYNVTLSFPGYSDFAGNFTVNESEIKNIEAVLTLI, translated from the coding sequence ATGGTAAAAATTATCGTTAGTTTATTAGGAATCCTGTTAATATTGGGTAGTCTGGCATCTGTTGGAACAGCAGATACAGAATATGACCCCAATGATTATTATGGATCATGGGCAGCAAAATTAGATGCTGAATTTAAAGCAGGGTCTTTTGATACTTCTGCTCCCAAATATGATCCGAACACTGGGTTTAGCATTACCAGTACACCTCCTGGTGCAGAGATTTTTGTAAATGGTGCAAATGAAGGAATTACCCGCTCCTTAAAAGCCAAGGAAATATTAGGATTGATTCCAGGCGAATATAATGTAACTCTTTCATTCCCCGGCTATTCAGACTTTGCTGGCAACTTTACGGTAAATGAAAGTGAGATAAAGAACATTGAGGCTGTTCTTACATTGATTTAG
- a CDS encoding UPF0175 family protein, with translation MVIPRGTISEEILEAFDQFPANTREILKMIIAVALYESPEISLSPFRPITPVGNDPII, from the coding sequence ATGGTGATTCCAAGAGGTACGATTTCTGAAGAAATTCTAGAGGCATTTGATCAATTTCCGGCAAATACAAGAGAGATTCTTAAAATGATAATTGCGGTCGCACTCTACGAATCTCCGGAAATAAGCCTGAGCCCATTCAGACCCATAACACCAGTCGGAAATGATCCCATAATTTAA
- a CDS encoding Ltp family lipoprotein, with product MKALDYLKISPFSRDRHLKQLKFEGFTPSQAKYRTTVDGY from the coding sequence ATGAAGGCACTAGATTATTTAAAAATCTCGCCATTTTCAAGAGATAGACATTTGAAACAACTCAAATTTGAAGGATTTACTCCTTCACAAGCAAAGTACAGGACGACTGTTGATGGATATTAA
- a CDS encoding PASTA domain-containing protein, which produces MTKKVFTPCSLNRLLYLCFLGLCVFAFLGITASVADDNQTAFTPDVVGMTVGDAVGAFKDAGFTNSPDIVTDALVTGQNPPAGTEVSIQEICTITTDSDTVSGKSPVQNPYLASSLYAITHFDSSQSDSTPYGPPNGVFTIDPTSKPIVNAGPINIITLASTQKDYMWGVGSDRVSYVYVGDGGLTEVAGFEALEDATGGLIKAIPKENFQTFAKDTAVGMNTTTMDDSLMELFGKKYSLRFGNGIYSVVDSENVLYTNYGSNLYAFALTDPENPAAGITPRYVIKDIVTTIQGADHSANARLFGLSMTYDGYLIVTFSNGVAVINRDLDIATASFYQFGDDEYVSNSLAVDENNGIYIASDKIMRKLVWNGTTISDVESDGAWSSIYTHSTQPPIIKVGIGTGSTPTLMGFGDDDRLVLITDGAQQMNLVAFWRDEIPEGSERIAGQIPVTCGFTTLPDWIQSEQSVVVSGYGAFVVNNMPNSVSDDLIGQNKILQVSLMGPAYETSYGAERFEWNPEMNEWSSVWSRPDVSSTSMVPIHSDSGNMALINGYRSPGGWEILGLDWDTGETVHQTIFGDLNGGNGAYAILQYLEDSDALFNSFSGPIRIDYNTQ; this is translated from the coding sequence ATGACGAAAAAGGTTTTTACCCCTTGCTCTTTAAACAGACTTTTGTATCTCTGTTTTCTTGGTCTTTGTGTGTTTGCCTTCCTTGGCATTACAGCATCTGTCGCGGATGACAACCAGACTGCATTTACTCCCGATGTTGTTGGTATGACTGTTGGCGATGCAGTTGGTGCATTTAAAGACGCAGGATTTACGAATAGTCCTGATATTGTGACAGATGCTCTAGTTACCGGACAAAACCCTCCGGCCGGAACCGAGGTATCAATTCAGGAGATCTGTACGATTACAACCGATTCTGATACAGTATCTGGGAAGAGTCCTGTACAGAATCCCTATCTGGCATCCTCACTCTATGCTATCACTCACTTTGATTCTTCCCAGAGTGATTCAACACCCTATGGCCCACCCAACGGCGTATTCACCATAGATCCAACATCAAAGCCTATTGTAAACGCCGGGCCGATAAACATCATCACCCTTGCTTCTACTCAGAAGGATTACATGTGGGGAGTCGGGTCTGACCGGGTCAGTTATGTGTATGTTGGAGATGGAGGGCTGACAGAAGTTGCAGGATTTGAAGCACTGGAGGATGCCACCGGTGGTCTGATAAAGGCAATTCCTAAAGAAAATTTCCAGACATTTGCGAAAGATACTGCGGTAGGGATGAATACTACAACCATGGATGACTCCCTCATGGAACTTTTCGGAAAGAAATACTCGCTCCGGTTTGGGAATGGTATTTATTCCGTTGTAGATTCTGAAAATGTTCTCTATACCAACTATGGATCAAATCTGTATGCATTTGCCCTAACCGATCCTGAAAATCCAGCAGCTGGTATTACTCCCCGGTATGTGATTAAAGATATTGTTACTACAATACAGGGAGCAGATCATTCGGCAAATGCCCGATTATTTGGCCTTTCAATGACCTATGACGGATACCTTATTGTAACTTTCAGTAATGGGGTTGCTGTCATAAATCGTGACCTTGATATTGCAACTGCTTCATTCTATCAGTTTGGAGATGATGAATATGTCAGCAATTCTCTTGCAGTAGATGAGAATAACGGCATCTACATCGCAAGCGATAAAATCATGCGAAAACTTGTCTGGAATGGCACAACTATATCAGATGTCGAGTCAGATGGTGCCTGGTCATCTATCTACACACACTCCACCCAGCCCCCAATCATCAAGGTGGGTATCGGGACCGGTTCCACTCCGACACTGATGGGATTTGGGGATGATGACAGACTTGTGCTCATAACTGATGGAGCACAGCAAATGAACCTTGTAGCTTTCTGGCGTGACGAGATCCCTGAAGGATCAGAGCGTATTGCAGGTCAGATTCCGGTAACGTGTGGATTTACTACATTGCCAGATTGGATTCAGTCCGAACAGTCTGTGGTTGTGTCAGGATACGGAGCATTTGTCGTCAATAATATGCCAAATTCTGTCTCTGATGATCTCATCGGACAAAATAAGATCTTACAGGTTTCACTGATGGGCCCGGCGTATGAAACTTCGTATGGTGCAGAGCGGTTTGAATGGAATCCGGAAATGAATGAGTGGTCCTCGGTCTGGAGCCGGCCGGATGTGTCATCCACAAGTATGGTTCCCATTCACAGCGATTCTGGGAACATGGCTCTGATTAACGGGTATCGCTCACCAGGTGGCTGGGAGATCCTTGGTCTTGATTGGGATACCGGAGAAACGGTTCATCAGACCATATTTGGCGATCTGAACGGGGGCAACGGAGCTTATGCCATTCTTCAGTATCTTGAGGATAGTGATGCTCTCTTTAACTCGTTTTCTGGTCCGATTCGTATTGATTACAATACCCAATAA
- the hypD gene encoding hydrogenase formation protein HypD codes for MAGKNPIAEKIHELTDRDLTFMHVCGTHEAAIARHGIRSLLPKNVKIVMGPGCPVCITPQGEIDAALELATKGCIIATYGDLLRVPGSNGSLESCGADVRVVQGIFKAIEIAKSTDKEVVFISVGFETTAPTVAAMLLTNPPKNFSILSCHRLVPPAMKWLLSQGEAALHGFVLPGHVLTVTGLDEYRQFPVPQVVAGFEPDDILLGILMLIQQIRDGVARVDNAYPRVVNDDGNPKAIAVMNQVFEPCDVEWRGFPVIPLSGLKLREEFSQYDAQKKFGVEIKPTKKHAACICDKILRGIASPVDCKLFDKTCTPRTPVGPCMVSHEGACKIWHHYHIRNV; via the coding sequence ATGGCCGGAAAGAATCCGATTGCAGAAAAAATTCACGAACTCACTGACCGGGATCTTACATTTATGCATGTATGCGGGACGCACGAGGCAGCAATTGCACGCCACGGTATCCGAAGTCTGCTCCCAAAAAATGTGAAGATTGTGATGGGACCGGGGTGTCCGGTATGTATTACTCCACAGGGTGAGATTGATGCCGCTCTTGAACTTGCCACAAAAGGGTGTATCATCGCGACATATGGTGATCTGCTCCGTGTTCCGGGAAGTAATGGATCGCTTGAGAGTTGTGGTGCAGATGTCAGAGTCGTCCAGGGTATTTTCAAAGCGATTGAGATCGCAAAAAGTACCGATAAAGAAGTCGTTTTTATTTCGGTCGGATTTGAAACGACTGCACCAACTGTCGCTGCAATGCTTCTGACAAATCCCCCAAAGAACTTTTCAATTCTCAGCTGTCATCGGCTCGTCCCCCCTGCAATGAAATGGCTCTTGTCACAGGGAGAGGCAGCACTGCATGGATTTGTCCTTCCCGGCCACGTGCTCACGGTAACCGGCCTTGATGAGTATAGACAGTTCCCGGTTCCCCAGGTTGTTGCCGGATTTGAACCTGATGATATCCTTCTTGGTATTCTGATGTTGATCCAGCAGATCAGGGATGGGGTTGCCAGAGTGGATAATGCCTATCCCCGGGTAGTGAATGATGATGGGAATCCAAAGGCCATTGCTGTAATGAATCAGGTCTTTGAACCATGTGATGTTGAATGGAGAGGATTTCCGGTCATTCCTCTTTCAGGCTTAAAATTAAGGGAAGAATTCTCTCAATACGACGCCCAGAAAAAATTTGGTGTGGAGATAAAACCTACAAAGAAACATGCAGCGTGTATTTGTGATAAAATTCTGAGGGGTATTGCATCACCGGTTGATTGTAAATTATTTGATAAAACCTGTACTCCCCGGACTCCGGTTGGTCCTTGTATGGTCAGTCATGAAGGGGCATGTAAAATCTGGCACCATTACCATATCAGGAACGTGTAA